AACTGAAACCGATGTGCCAATCCGTTCCAGTGATGTCTGGCCAGCTTTGCCACAGACGGCGTGGAGTGAGACCTGCGCCACTCTGCAGCTCTGGATGCAGATCGTTGGTAAGGTCCGGCTTGCACTCATGCCGACGATCAATCACACCTGGAATGTGACGCTCTATCCTACTGTTCGCGGGCTCACGACCTCGCCTATGCCACACGGCACGCGCATGCTGCAAATCGACTTCGATTTCATGGAGCACGTGCTGCTGCTCGAAACCAGCGAAGGCGGCCGCAGCACTATACCTCTCAAGCCCATGACCGTCGCTGCGTTCTACCAGCAGGTGATGGCCGAGCTCGATGGACTCGGCACTTCAGTGCGCATCTGGCACATGCCGGTTGAGATTGCGCAGCCTGTTCCTTTCGAGAAGGACCACACGCACCAAACGTACGACGCTGAATATGCGCAGCGCTTCTGGCGCATTCTGCTACAAACGACGCGGGTTTTCACCATCTTTCGCGCTCGATTCACAGGTAAGGTGAGCCCGATCCACCTCTTCTGGCGAGCGATGGATCTGGCTTGTACTCGCTTCTCGGGCCGCGCTGCGCCAGAGCACCCGGGCCTGGCTGGCCTGCCCGATCGCGTCACGCGTGACGCTTATTCGCACGAAGTCAGCAGCTGCGGATTCTGGCCGGGTGCGCCCGGCATAGAGCCGCTTTTTTATAGCTACGCGTATCCAGAACCGCCTGGCTATGCGCAGAGCGCCATCGCGCCCGTCCACGCTTCCTTTGACTCTTCGCTTGGCGAGTTCGTGCTGCCCTATGAAGATGTGCGCCGATCTGCAGATCCTGACTCTACCCTGCTTCAGTTTCTGCAGAGCACGTATGACGCAGCCGCGAACTGTGCCCGATGGGACCGAACCGCCCTCGAAGTCGTACCGAGTAATCGCTGACGCCTTCAAAGTACTGCATGCAAAACGAGGTTGTCGGTCACCACATCAAACCTCAAGAATCGTACGTTTGTTGCGAAAAGATCCGACTAGCGTCGAATCGGTTTCCTGACGAGCCACTCATCCATGGCGGACATAAATGCGTCGAAGTCTTCACGAAACATCGAATGGCTGGTTCCTTTCAGCGTTTGAACGTCGAATCCGCTGCTGCTCAACACAACAGCATCTTCGGACGTAATGAACGGACTGGGATCGGCTACCAGGATCAGTGCCGGAATGTCTGTTCTTTCTGGCATGTGGTCGTGACCGTTGCCAGTGGCCAATCCTTCGATGCAAGCAGGATCGAACGTCCTCATCGACTCAACACGAGCTTCGATATCACCTGTACCCCACCGCGGATTCGCCGCTCTCCACTGCTCCTCCGTCCATGCCAGTTGTCCACGCCATGTTGAGCCGAAGCTTACATGCTGCTCCTTGTTCATCTTCCAGGTCGGATCGACGTAGATGGCTCGG
This genomic window from Terriglobus albidus contains:
- a CDS encoding alpha/beta fold hydrolase, which gives rise to MKLNVHEWGTGDRTALLIHGLFADHQNWYRVGPALAERGYRVIAPDLRGHGASPRGAYSPELWAADLVESLPKNADLAIGHSLAGMALALAVKGLAVRRAIYVDPTWKMNKEQHVSFGSTWRGQLAWTEEQWRAANPRWGTGDIEARVESMRTFDPACIEGLATGNGHDHMPERTDIPALILVADPSPFITSEDAVVLSSSGFDVQTLKGTSHSMFREDFDAFMSAMDEWLVRKPIRR
- a CDS encoding DUF5996 family protein, translated to MQPTETDVPIRSSDVWPALPQTAWSETCATLQLWMQIVGKVRLALMPTINHTWNVTLYPTVRGLTTSPMPHGTRMLQIDFDFMEHVLLLETSEGGRSTIPLKPMTVAAFYQQVMAELDGLGTSVRIWHMPVEIAQPVPFEKDHTHQTYDAEYAQRFWRILLQTTRVFTIFRARFTGKVSPIHLFWRAMDLACTRFSGRAAPEHPGLAGLPDRVTRDAYSHEVSSCGFWPGAPGIEPLFYSYAYPEPPGYAQSAIAPVHASFDSSLGEFVLPYEDVRRSADPDSTLLQFLQSTYDAAANCARWDRTALEVVPSNR